From a single Pseudobutyrivibrio xylanivorans genomic region:
- a CDS encoding GreA/GreB family elongation factor, whose translation MVSVKVGTIVTLQDYVMDEVVTLEIVDQTKRVHYVGRNFDSDEYEIKSVYVLESGGNGFTSISLESKLGKALCGHVVGDVVEYKNDFGDDEKFKILDIKY comes from the coding sequence ATGGTATCAGTTAAGGTGGGGACAATAGTGACATTACAAGATTACGTTATGGATGAGGTAGTAACTTTAGAAATAGTGGATCAGACAAAAAGAGTGCATTACGTAGGTAGGAATTTTGATAGTGATGAATACGAAATTAAATCTGTATATGTGTTAGAAAGCGGTGGCAATGGATTTACTTCGATTAGTTTAGAAAGTAAACTAGGAAAAGCACTTTGCGGTCATGTTGTAGGAGATGTAGTCGAATATAAAAATGATTTTGGAGACGATGAAAAGTTTAAAATATTAGACATTAAGTATTAA
- a CDS encoding type II toxin-antitoxin system RelE/ParE family toxin, whose amino-acid sequence MNRTFIEVPLFTKRWKEIGLKDDDLLRLQIMLLKDPQSGPVMEGTGGIRKVRFPIENRGKSGSIRVCYTDFEEYEATYLITAFKKNEQENLTEAEKIILKKLVKSLKEEAANNRG is encoded by the coding sequence GTGAATAGAACATTTATAGAAGTACCACTTTTCACAAAGCGTTGGAAAGAAATAGGATTAAAAGACGATGATTTATTACGTCTACAGATTATGCTTTTAAAGGATCCACAGTCGGGACCTGTTATGGAAGGAACTGGTGGAATTAGAAAAGTAAGATTTCCTATAGAAAACAGAGGAAAAAGCGGAAGCATTAGAGTTTGCTATACTGATTTTGAAGAATATGAAGCAACTTATTTAATTACAGCTTTCAAGAAAAATGAACAGGAGAATCTTACAGAAGCAGAGAAGATAATATTAAAGAAACTTGTTAAGTCATTGAAAGAAGAAGCTGCTAATAATAGGGGGTGA
- a CDS encoding WYL domain-containing protein, with product MEPKKEGKKYRGSPWALTWADENYYLVAYDSEDGKVKHYRVDKMMKKTMIISR from the coding sequence TTGGAGCCAAAGAAGGAAGGCAAGAAGTATAGGGGGAGTCCCTGGGCTCTTACCTGGGCGGATGAAAACTATTACCTGGTGGCCTATGACTCAGAGGATGGCAAGGTTAAGCATTACCGTGTAGACAAGATGATGAAGAAGACGATGATAATTAGTAGATAG
- a CDS encoding exonuclease SbcCD subunit D codes for MKLLHTSDWHLGMTFRGGVSYWLDQKYVINEICKIAVEEDVDGIIIAGDVFDKSIASQEAIQMYDEIMTYICASLNMPVYLIAGNHDGAERISQCNELLKKSGLYIAGSLDSKPYVVNCGDVDIYLLPWISTDKVKSVYSVGEDKIKSLEDAYKIVLDDYRSNFVEGHKNVLVSHAFIVDAETSVSDRAAEVGKATMIGSYVFDGFDYVALGHLHGPQQINEKIRYSGTPMAYSFGKEEHQEKSVTIIDTDNWRQKIIPIPQLHKRITLTGTFNELMKADFDEEILNGYVRLEVTDSYVGMDSMAAFREKYKNLLEVSCKGFEHDDAKITMTVDEFEKADTDPETVFKRYCEDILEETPSAHMINLFKNALVNYEKEVVED; via the coding sequence ATGAAATTACTACACACATCCGACTGGCATTTAGGAATGACATTTAGAGGGGGCGTTTCTTACTGGTTAGATCAAAAATATGTGATTAATGAAATATGTAAAATAGCAGTAGAAGAAGATGTAGATGGAATAATTATTGCCGGAGATGTATTTGATAAAAGTATTGCTTCTCAAGAGGCAATACAGATGTATGATGAGATAATGACATACATTTGTGCATCTTTAAATATGCCAGTATATCTAATCGCAGGTAATCATGATGGAGCAGAGAGAATTTCACAATGTAATGAACTTTTAAAGAAAAGTGGATTATACATTGCTGGTTCGTTAGATTCAAAACCTTACGTCGTTAATTGTGGGGATGTTGATATTTATTTACTTCCTTGGATTTCTACAGACAAGGTAAAATCGGTTTATTCTGTAGGAGAGGATAAAATTAAATCTTTAGAAGATGCCTATAAGATTGTATTAGATGATTATAGGTCGAATTTTGTTGAAGGTCATAAGAATGTATTGGTGTCACATGCATTTATAGTAGATGCAGAGACATCTGTAAGTGATAGGGCTGCTGAAGTAGGAAAAGCAACTATGATTGGTTCTTATGTATTTGATGGATTTGATTATGTTGCATTAGGACACCTTCACGGACCTCAGCAGATTAATGAGAAAATTAGATACAGTGGGACCCCTATGGCATATTCTTTTGGAAAAGAGGAGCATCAGGAAAAAAGTGTAACTATAATTGATACAGATAATTGGAGGCAAAAGATTATTCCAATTCCTCAATTGCACAAAAGGATAACTCTTACAGGAACATTTAATGAATTAATGAAGGCAGATTTTGATGAGGAAATCTTAAATGGCTATGTTCGTCTTGAAGTGACAGACAGTTACGTTGGAATGGATTCAATGGCTGCTTTTAGAGAAAAATATAAAAATCTGTTAGAGGTTTCTTGTAAAGGTTTTGAGCATGATGATGCCAAAATTACTATGACAGTAGATGAATTTGAAAAAGCTGATACTGATCCAGAAACTGTATTTAAGCGATATTGTGAGGATATTTTAGAGGAAACACCTAGTGCACATATGATTAACCTGTTTAAAAATGCATTAGTAAATTATGAGAAGGAGGTAGTTGAGGATTGA
- a CDS encoding DMT family transporter yields MIPSIVTGVGYIASAVFLAIALKQLPLGTAYAIWTGVVRPRGSVPGVSTTKESEVLCSYGRTGDSS; encoded by the coding sequence GTGATTCCATCTATTGTTACCGGAGTGGGCTACATTGCCAGCGCAGTATTCTTGGCTATAGCACTTAAGCAGTTGCCGCTAGGTACCGCCTATGCTATTTGGACTGGAGTGGTTCGACCTAGAGGAAGTGTACCAGGCGTGTCAACCACCAAGGAATCAGAAGTTCTGTGTTCCTATGGGAGGACTGGAGATAGTTCGTAA
- a CDS encoding helix-turn-helix domain-containing protein, producing MSSLFEDLKEGLQEAIDFEKGNGKAKTTTYIIDPVRSYTNVEIKAVRNKAGMTQAVFANYLGVSKKTVEAWELGRTHPTGPANRLIEMLDYGNTDNLAFISRV from the coding sequence ATGAGTTCTTTATTTGAGGATTTAAAGGAAGGCTTACAAGAAGCTATTGATTTTGAAAAAGGTAACGGCAAAGCAAAGACTACAACTTATATTATTGACCCAGTACGAAGTTACACTAATGTTGAAATTAAGGCCGTTCGTAATAAAGCTGGCATGACACAAGCTGTTTTTGCAAACTATCTTGGCGTTTCCAAGAAAACAGTAGAAGCTTGGGAGCTTGGAAGAACGCACCCTACTGGGCCAGCTAATAGATTGATTGAGATGCTTGATTATGGTAATACAGATAATCTTGCATTTATTTCGAGAGTGTAG
- a CDS encoding flavin reductase family protein, with the protein MGRKDFGAKPLSYPQPVWIIATYDENGVPNAMNAAWGGISESNEVSICLSVGHKTCKNFEKTGAFTISMADADHVAACDYVGIASGNKDEDKFAKAGFTATKSSYVNAPIINELAVCLECRVKSYDHDSCILKGEIVNVSVDESALTDGKVDVNKVKPITFDPFNNAYHVVGEKVGDAWGSGKSLM; encoded by the coding sequence ATGGGTAGAAAAGATTTTGGAGCGAAGCCACTGAGCTATCCACAGCCAGTATGGATTATTGCAACTTACGATGAAAATGGTGTTCCTAATGCTATGAATGCAGCTTGGGGTGGCATTAGTGAATCTAATGAGGTTTCTATTTGTCTATCTGTTGGGCATAAGACTTGCAAGAATTTTGAGAAGACGGGAGCTTTTACAATCAGTATGGCTGACGCAGATCATGTGGCAGCATGTGATTATGTAGGTATTGCATCAGGAAATAAAGATGAAGACAAGTTTGCCAAAGCTGGATTTACTGCTACAAAGAGTTCTTATGTAAATGCACCTATTATCAATGAGCTTGCTGTTTGCTTGGAATGTAGGGTAAAGAGCTATGACCACGACAGTTGTATCTTAAAGGGGGAGATTGTTAATGTAAGTGTTGATGAATCAGCTCTTACAGATGGCAAAGTAGATGTTAACAAGGTTAAGCCAATCACCTTTGACCCATTCAATAATGCGTATCATGTGGTTGGCGAGAAGGTCGGCGATGCATGGGGCAGTGGAAAGAGCTTGATGTAA
- a CDS encoding ribonuclease III domain-containing protein, which translates to MEKKDLFGTLVPQQIGNYKFKNEALLKQAFTRRSYTEENGGENNEVLEFIGDKALDIAVVRYLVRKYGNAPTKDDLNKMRWTGEKYDYEFSSSLDEGKLTILKQRLVQKDTLARRIDELSIADYLIMGKGDVLNNREQDKSVKEDLFEAIIGAVAIDSNWDFEIIQEVVEVMLNPDSILATDAEIDYVRLIYEWDESYGNKPWFQYEEHGESSTCNFRRENTIYQSCNLIGSKEQQYLSSTTRTCFVKIADDVPAFAGFGYSKNEARRNACKLAYEYLESHDMLFTIRDEIDEPTVEMAINQLEILARRDYIAMPEYEYREEHDADGNPIWFVTCHVEGFDVTMSAESSSKKQAKKEAALDMLNYVLENYEEE; encoded by the coding sequence ATGGAAAAGAAAGACTTATTTGGTACCTTGGTACCGCAGCAGATTGGAAATTACAAATTTAAGAATGAAGCACTTCTAAAGCAAGCTTTTACTCGTCGTTCTTACACAGAAGAGAATGGCGGTGAGAACAATGAGGTATTGGAGTTCATTGGTGATAAAGCGTTAGATATTGCCGTTGTAAGATATCTTGTTCGTAAATACGGTAATGCTCCAACAAAAGATGATCTTAATAAAATGCGATGGACTGGTGAAAAGTATGACTATGAGTTTTCATCTAGCTTAGATGAAGGCAAATTAACTATTCTTAAACAAAGATTGGTTCAGAAAGACACCCTGGCAAGACGGATCGATGAATTAAGCATAGCAGACTATCTCATAATGGGAAAAGGAGATGTGCTGAATAACAGAGAGCAGGATAAATCTGTTAAAGAAGATCTCTTTGAGGCGATTATAGGCGCAGTAGCAATTGATAGTAATTGGGATTTTGAGATAATCCAGGAAGTTGTTGAGGTTATGCTAAATCCGGATTCTATCCTTGCAACAGATGCTGAGATTGATTATGTACGCTTAATATATGAGTGGGATGAATCCTATGGAAATAAGCCTTGGTTTCAGTATGAAGAGCATGGTGAAAGCAGCACATGCAATTTTCGCCGAGAGAATACTATTTATCAGAGTTGCAATTTGATTGGGAGCAAAGAACAACAGTATCTTTCAAGCACAACGAGAACATGTTTCGTTAAGATAGCAGATGATGTTCCTGCTTTTGCTGGATTTGGCTATTCTAAAAATGAAGCGAGAAGAAATGCTTGTAAGTTGGCATATGAGTATCTTGAATCACATGATATGCTTTTTACTATCAGAGATGAGATTGATGAACCAACAGTTGAGATGGCAATTAATCAGCTAGAGATTCTTGCAAGACGTGATTATATAGCTATGCCTGAATATGAATATCGCGAAGAACATGATGCTGATGGGAATCCTATCTGGTTTGTTACCTGTCATGTGGAGGGGTTTGATGTGACAATGTCAGCTGAGTCTTCATCCAAGAAGCAAGCAAAGAAGGAAGCCGCATTGGATATGTTGAATTACGTATTAGAGAATTATGAGGAGGAGTAG